In the Clostridia bacterium genome, CGAGACGGGCGCGGCCGCTGACGACCATCGCGTCACCCCCTGGGCATTGTATCCCGACGGCGCGCGCCCGGAATGCACGGGACAGGCCTGCGGCGGCGTAGCATGACGGGGAGCCGCCCGGGACGGGCGGCCCGAGGAACCGGAGGTGAAGCGAGTGGTCACCCTTCAGCCGCTGGACCTGCCCGGCTGCACGGCCATCGGAGTCGTCGTGGAGCTGCCGCGCACCCGGCTGATCGCCGCGACGGCGGGCGACGGCTACATCATGTGCGGCGCGTTGGACGTGAACCTTCTCAACACGAGGCTGAGCGATCGCGGAATCATCGCCGGGCGCGCCATCGGCGTCCGCACGTTGGACGACCTCCTGGAAGCGCCCCTCGAATCGGTCACCGACGCGGCCCAGGCGATCGGCA is a window encoding:
- a CDS encoding DUF1805 domain-containing protein is translated as MVTLQPLDLPGCTAIGVVVELPRTRLIAATAGDGYIMCGALDVNLLNTRLSDRGIIAGRAIGVRTLDDLLEAPLESVTDAAQAIGITPGMRGQDALLRMARYAGVARPG